A window of Malania oleifera isolate guangnan ecotype guangnan chromosome 5, ASM2987363v1, whole genome shotgun sequence contains these coding sequences:
- the LOC131156204 gene encoding uncharacterized protein LOC131156204 isoform X2: METVMEEEDYSWREVKLPSLIPIVPVPELERETGERRRGRDIVIAVDHGPNSKHAFDWALVHFCRLADTIHLVHAVSNVENEVVYEMTKALMEKLAVEALQVAMVRTVARIVQGDVGKAICKEADRLKPAAVVMGSRGRSLIQR, encoded by the exons ATGGAAACAGTGATGGAGGAGGAAGACTACAGCTGGAGGGAAGTGAAGCTGCCGTCGCTCATACCAATCGTGCCCGTGCCGGAGCTGGAGAGAGAGACCGGCGAGAGAAGGCGTGGCCGAGACATCGTCATCGCCGTTGATCATGGCCCCAACAGCAAGCACGCCTTTGATTGGGCCCTCGTCCACTTCTGCCGGCTCGCCGACACCATTCACCTCGTCCATGCCGTCTCCA ATGTGGAGAACGAGGTTGTGTACGAGATGACCAAGGCCCTCATGGAGAAACTTGCTGTTGAGGCTTTGCAGGTTGCTATG GTGAGGACTGTGGCTAGGATTGTGCAAGGGGATGTGGGCAAAGCAATCTGCAAGGAAGCAGATAGGCTGAAGCCTGCAGCTGTAGTCATGGGTTCCAGAGGCAGAAGCTTAATTCAGAGGTAA
- the LOC131156203 gene encoding transcription factor HBI1-like produces the protein MHRISTEMLHCLSTPGNLAGNGADMTVIERQRARLKWQAEQQLQRQQQSHQSFFGTGNEFDFFNLVNQAPQFQGLIEGDSGVVAELVTRSVKADPGLENAWPELRGYGGDTTGFEANGFVNGSGYDMNYAISRTVSCPPEMAAPATQPEAAVAVAAAEAKGRQTLITEKLNFSVGRESSFKKRKADKAQNQKVVAEGDSRDKRYKGCNEEGKSKITEQNSNKNNNNNNINRETSADTSKDNSKVSEVQKPDYIHVRARRGQATDSHSLAERVRRERISERMKYLQDLVPGCNKITGKAGMLDEIINYVQSLQRQVEFLSMKLAAVNPMLEFNIDNLFAKEVIPTCTANFPTTGLSEMANPAYLQYNPAQQAAGCGLEMGVNPPDMGLRRTISAPAPIPETYLNPSCFTQIQPSSTWDAELQNFYCGDFQGRSTSFPPQTFTGPIEASNLKMEI, from the exons ATGCACAGAATCTCGACGGAGATGTTACACTGCCTGAGCACGCCGGGAAACCTCGCCGGGAACGGAGCGGACATGACGGTGATCGAGAGGCAACGGGCTCGCTTGAAATGGCAAGCAGAACAACAGCTTCAACGGCAGCAGCAAAGCCACCAGAGTTTTTTCGGCACCGGGAATGAGTTCGATTTCTTTAATTTAGTGAACCAAGCTCCGCAATTTCAGGGTTTGATTGAGGGTGACTCGGGGGTAGTCGCAGAACTGGTGACCCGGTCAGTGAAGGCGGATCCAGGTTTGGAGAATGCATGGCCGGAGTTGCGTGGGTATGGCGGAGACACGACTGGTTTTGAGGCAAATGGGTTTGTGAACGGATCTGGGTATGACATGAATTATGCCATTTCGAGGACAGTAAGTTGCCCGCCGGAGATGGCAGCACCGGCAACCCAGCCGGAGGCGGCTGTGGCAGTGGCAGCAGCCGAGGCCAAGGGCAGGCAGACTCTGATTACGGAGAAGCTGAATTTTAGTGTTGGTAGAGAGAGCAGCTTCAAGAAGAGGAAGGCTGACAAGGCTCAGAACCAAAAG GTTGTTGCCGAAGGTGACTCCAGAGATAAGAGGTATAAAGGATGCAACGAAGAGGGTAAATCCAAGATCACAGAGCAGAACAgcaacaaaaacaacaataacaataacattAACAGAGAAACTTCGGCTGATACTTCAAAGGATAATTCAAAAGTTTCGGAGGTTCAGAAGCCTGATTACATTCATGTCAGAGCACGTCGCGGCCAAGCCACTGATAGCCACAGCTTAGCAGAAAGA GTGAGAAGGGAAAGAATTAGTGAGAGAATGAAATATCTTCAAGATCTAGTCCCTGGGTGCAACAAGATCACTGGAAAGGCTGGAATGCTCGATGAAATCATAAACTATGTTCAATCACTTCAGCGGCAAGTTGAG TTCCTGTCCATGAAACTGGCTGCTGTGAATCCCATGCTCGAATTCAACATTGACAACCTCTTTGCGAAAGAG GTGATTCCAACTTGCACAGCTAATTTTCCCACAACAGGACTATCTGAAATGGCAAATCCTGCCTACCTTCAGTATAATCCTGCACAACAAGCAGCAGGTTGTGGACTGGAAATGGGAGTAAATCCTCCAGATATGGGGCTTCGAAGAACCATTAGTGCTCCTGCACCAATCCCTGAAACATATCTAAACCCATCCTGCTTCACT CAAATCCAGCCTTCTTCGACTTGGGATGCTGAACTACAAAACTTTTACTGCGGGGACTTTCAAGGAAGATCTACGTCCTTTCCACCTCAGACCTTTACAG GGCCCATTGAAGCCAGCAACTTAAAGATGGAGATTTGA
- the LOC131156204 gene encoding universal stress protein PHOS34 isoform X1, protein METVMEEEDYSWREVKLPSLIPIVPVPELERETGERRRGRDIVIAVDHGPNSKHAFDWALVHFCRLADTIHLVHAVSNVENEVVYEMTKALMEKLAVEALQVAMVRTVARIVQGDVGKAICKEADRLKPAAVVMGSRGRSLIQSVLQGSVGEYCVHHCKSAPIIIVPGKEFGDQSLI, encoded by the exons ATGGAAACAGTGATGGAGGAGGAAGACTACAGCTGGAGGGAAGTGAAGCTGCCGTCGCTCATACCAATCGTGCCCGTGCCGGAGCTGGAGAGAGAGACCGGCGAGAGAAGGCGTGGCCGAGACATCGTCATCGCCGTTGATCATGGCCCCAACAGCAAGCACGCCTTTGATTGGGCCCTCGTCCACTTCTGCCGGCTCGCCGACACCATTCACCTCGTCCATGCCGTCTCCA ATGTGGAGAACGAGGTTGTGTACGAGATGACCAAGGCCCTCATGGAGAAACTTGCTGTTGAGGCTTTGCAGGTTGCTATG GTGAGGACTGTGGCTAGGATTGTGCAAGGGGATGTGGGCAAAGCAATCTGCAAGGAAGCAGATAGGCTGAAGCCTGCAGCTGTAGTCATGGGTTCCAGAGGCAGAAGCTTAATTCAGAG TGTACTACAGGGAAGTGTGGGTGAGTATTGTGTCCACCATTGTAAATCAGCACCCATTATAATTGTTCCTGGCAAAG AATTTGGAGATCAATCGTTGATCTAG